Proteins from a genomic interval of Terriglobales bacterium:
- a CDS encoding UbiA-like polyprenyltransferase, giving the protein MALLKNVGTTLEMIKWEHSVFALPFALCGAMLAAGGLPSWRQLLWIVVCMVSARSAAMAFNRLADHEIDAKNPRTKMRALPAGHLSRRFVLLFVVVSCTLFVVGAWQLNRLTLILSPVALAIVLFYSYTKRFTRWSHLVLGFSLGIAPTAAWIAVTGSLDPRILILTAAVTFWVGGFDVLYACQDFEHDTEVGLHSVPRHFGIKTALLVARLLHIAMLVLLMLLIFAFQLGWIAVVGVVAVASLLGYEHSLVSHTDLSKLNAAFFTMNGVISVLFFAFVAADVMLRG; this is encoded by the coding sequence GTGGCACTGCTGAAAAACGTCGGAACTACCCTGGAGATGATTAAGTGGGAGCATTCGGTCTTTGCGCTCCCGTTTGCCCTGTGCGGTGCGATGCTGGCTGCAGGTGGATTGCCATCATGGCGTCAGTTGCTTTGGATCGTGGTCTGCATGGTTTCGGCGAGATCCGCTGCCATGGCATTCAACCGCCTGGCAGACCATGAGATTGATGCGAAGAATCCGCGCACGAAGATGCGGGCTCTTCCGGCTGGACACCTGTCGCGCAGATTCGTGCTGTTGTTTGTTGTGGTTTCGTGCACGCTCTTCGTTGTAGGTGCGTGGCAACTGAATCGGCTGACGCTGATTCTGTCACCAGTCGCGTTGGCCATCGTGTTGTTCTACTCCTACACGAAACGCTTCACGCGATGGTCGCACCTGGTGCTCGGATTCTCGCTGGGAATCGCGCCCACGGCGGCGTGGATTGCAGTGACGGGATCGCTGGATCCACGAATCTTGATCCTGACAGCGGCAGTGACATTCTGGGTGGGCGGATTCGACGTGCTGTATGCGTGCCAGGATTTCGAGCACGATACAGAGGTGGGATTGCACTCGGTGCCGCGCCACTTCGGCATCAAGACCGCGTTACTGGTCGCTCGGTTGCTGCACATTGCCATGCTTGTGCTACTGATGCTGTTGATCTTTGCGTTCCAACTGGGCTGGATCGCCGTGGTCGGAGTGGTCGCCGTAGCATCACTCCTTGGCTACGAGCACTCGCTGGTTTCGCACACCGATCTCAGTAAGTTGAACGCGGCATTCTTCACCATGAACGGGGTGATATCCGTGCTCTTCTTCGCCTTCGTGGCGGCTGACGTCATGCTGCGCGGTTAG
- a CDS encoding protein-L-isoaspartate(D-aspartate) O-methyltransferase has translation MPVTDQFELERRAMVARQLRARGIRDERVLAVMERVPRHEFVPPPLRASSYDDNPVPIGEGQTVSQPYIVAYMLEALEIQPSHHVLEIGTGTGYQAALLAELAREVVTVERVPALFIAALDLLAKLGYTNVEVVSGDGTRGVAAQAPFDRIIVAAAAPEVPRNLFDQLSEGGKMIIPVGSPEMQDLLLVRKVNGRPQVQQLEGCRFVPLIGEQGFTHRQ, from the coding sequence ATGCCCGTGACCGATCAGTTCGAACTTGAACGACGCGCCATGGTGGCTCGGCAACTGCGTGCCCGCGGCATCCGCGATGAGCGCGTCTTGGCTGTCATGGAACGCGTCCCGCGGCACGAGTTTGTGCCCCCTCCGCTTCGGGCATCCTCCTACGACGATAATCCTGTTCCAATCGGCGAAGGTCAGACCGTATCGCAGCCTTACATCGTTGCGTACATGCTAGAGGCACTGGAAATCCAGCCGTCTCACCACGTACTTGAGATCGGTACCGGAACCGGATATCAGGCGGCCCTCCTCGCCGAACTCGCTCGGGAGGTGGTCACTGTCGAACGAGTGCCCGCGCTCTTCATCGCCGCGCTCGATCTTCTCGCGAAACTCGGATACACCAATGTTGAAGTGGTTTCCGGCGACGGAACCCGCGGAGTTGCCGCGCAAGCTCCCTTTGACCGCATCATAGTTGCAGCCGCCGCCCCAGAAGTCCCCCGCAACTTGTTCGACCAGCTCTCGGAAGGCGGGAAGATGATCATCCCCGTGGGCTCGCCCGAGATGCAGGACCTGCTCCTGGTCCGCAAGGTCAACGGTCGTCCTCAGGTTCAACAGCTAGAAGGCTGCCGTTTCGTTCCTCTGATTGGAGAACAGGGATTCACTCACCGCCAATAG
- the nuoB gene encoding NADH-quinone oxidoreductase subunit NuoB, translating to MGWIENRFEKNFLITTVDYVFNWARKSSLWPMTFGLACCAIEMIASSTARYDIARFGAEVFRPSPRQSDLMIVSGTVTLKMAPVVKRIYDQMPEPKWVISMGACSSVGGPFNTYSVLQGVDKIVPVDVYVLGCPPRPENLFYALLKLQDKIDQTTLAKKPTSVRLKEEMVDDFKRQVMIAQTMNPANEQLHR from the coding sequence ATGGGCTGGATCGAAAACCGCTTCGAAAAGAACTTCCTGATTACAACGGTTGATTATGTTTTCAACTGGGCGCGCAAGTCATCCTTGTGGCCGATGACGTTTGGATTGGCCTGCTGCGCTATCGAAATGATTGCGTCATCTACGGCGCGTTACGACATTGCGCGCTTCGGCGCAGAGGTGTTCCGTCCAAGCCCGCGGCAGAGCGATTTGATGATCGTGTCGGGCACGGTGACGTTGAAGATGGCCCCCGTGGTGAAGCGGATTTACGACCAGATGCCCGAGCCGAAGTGGGTGATCTCGATGGGCGCATGCTCGTCGGTGGGTGGTCCGTTCAACACCTATTCGGTGCTGCAAGGCGTGGACAAGATAGTGCCTGTTGACGTGTATGTGCTGGGGTGCCCGCCGCGTCCTGAGAATCTTTTCTACGCGCTTTTGAAGTTGCAGGACAAGATCGACCAGACGACGCTGGCGAAGAAGCCGACGAGTGTCCGGTTGAAAGAGGAGATGGTGGACGACTTCAAGCGGCAGGTGATGATTGCGCAGACAATGAATCCGGCGAACGAGCAGCTTCACCGGTAA
- a CDS encoding macro domain-containing protein codes for MRIQIRLGDITAQPDIDAIVNAANTDLVLGSGVAGAIRRKGGDEIDLQGRGKAPISLGEAAYTTAGRLPNKYVIHAAAMGYRPEDARVPKRPGSLSSADIIRHCTLNCLRIADELGLNSVAFPALATGVAAFPVAECADVMLGGVVDYAREHPDSGLKLAVFVLFTEEDRSVFQAKLDQIEK; via the coding sequence ATGCGAATCCAAATCCGCCTCGGCGACATCACCGCTCAACCCGACATCGACGCCATTGTCAACGCTGCGAATACCGATCTCGTTCTCGGTTCCGGAGTCGCTGGTGCGATCCGACGCAAGGGCGGAGACGAAATCGATCTACAAGGGCGAGGCAAAGCGCCGATTTCACTCGGCGAAGCCGCCTACACTACCGCCGGACGCCTTCCCAACAAATATGTCATCCATGCTGCCGCCATGGGCTACCGGCCCGAAGACGCTCGCGTGCCCAAGCGTCCCGGCTCCCTCTCGTCCGCCGACATCATCCGTCACTGCACCTTAAATTGCCTGCGCATCGCCGATGAACTCGGCCTTAACTCTGTTGCGTTCCCCGCCCTCGCCACCGGTGTCGCCGCCTTTCCGGTAGCCGAATGCGCTGACGTTATGCTCGGAGGAGTCGTCGACTATGCCCGTGAGCACCCCGACTCAGGCTTAAAGCTCGCTGTCTTTGTTTTGTTCACAGAAGAGGACCGATCGGTATTTCAGGCAAAGCTCGACCAAATCGAGAAGTAA
- a CDS encoding amidohydrolase yields the protein MKLAVFLLLSCASIFAQSRPAADVIVTNANVYTVDKAQPRAEAVAIIGDRIVALGTSAEMDAWRGASTKIIDAQGKLLLPGFNDAHVHFVPGGVQLDSIDLRPATGPEDFARRLAERVRITPKGEWITGGDWDEERWTPPQLPTRQTIDAVSPENPVFVARYDGHEALANSLALKLAGITRKTKSPAGGEIVRDQQGEPTGVLKDAAMSLVYSKIPPLTHERRLRAVKRAMNHAARLGVTSVQDMNPDYDDVRAYSELAEKGELTVRIYAAPPLAGWQDQAKIGLRHAWGSPYLRIGALKGYADGSLGSGTAYFFQPYTDDAKNRGLLADEMQPLSQMRDRMMNADAAGLQLCIHAIGDQAISIVLDLFGEVARTHGAADRRFRIEHAQHIAEKDFDRFASLNVIASMQPYHAIDDGRWAERKIGPERIKTTYAFRTLLDRGVHLAFGTDWNVAPLDPVKSLYAAVTRATLDGKNPDGWVPEQKIKMSEAVEAYTMGSAYAEYQEKEKGSITQGKLADMVLLSDDIFKLDPSKIGDVQVDMTIVGGKVVWSRQGE from the coding sequence ATGAAGCTCGCCGTTTTCCTGCTCCTTTCCTGTGCCAGTATCTTCGCGCAGTCCCGCCCAGCGGCGGATGTCATTGTCACGAACGCCAACGTCTACACAGTGGACAAGGCACAGCCCCGGGCGGAAGCGGTAGCCATCATCGGTGACCGCATTGTGGCGCTGGGAACTTCTGCAGAAATGGATGCATGGCGAGGCGCATCCACAAAGATCATCGATGCGCAGGGCAAGCTTCTGCTGCCGGGATTCAACGACGCGCATGTGCATTTCGTGCCTGGCGGCGTGCAACTGGACAGCATCGATTTGCGGCCCGCGACCGGTCCGGAGGACTTTGCGCGCAGGCTAGCAGAACGGGTGAGGATCACGCCGAAGGGCGAGTGGATCACGGGTGGAGATTGGGATGAGGAGAGATGGACTCCGCCACAGCTTCCGACGCGGCAGACGATCGACGCCGTGAGTCCGGAAAATCCTGTATTTGTGGCTCGCTACGACGGTCATGAAGCGCTGGCGAATTCACTGGCGCTGAAACTGGCGGGGATCACAAGAAAGACAAAAAGTCCGGCCGGCGGCGAGATCGTGAGGGACCAACAGGGAGAGCCAACGGGAGTCTTGAAGGACGCCGCGATGTCGCTGGTCTATTCGAAGATTCCACCGCTGACCCATGAACGCCGACTGCGGGCAGTGAAGCGGGCCATGAATCATGCAGCGCGACTGGGCGTCACCAGCGTGCAGGATATGAATCCGGACTACGATGACGTCCGGGCGTATTCGGAACTAGCAGAAAAGGGCGAATTGACGGTGCGGATTTATGCCGCGCCCCCTCTGGCCGGCTGGCAGGACCAGGCGAAAATCGGGCTGCGACATGCCTGGGGATCGCCGTACCTGCGGATAGGTGCGCTAAAAGGATATGCAGACGGATCGCTGGGGTCGGGGACTGCGTACTTCTTCCAACCTTATACCGACGACGCAAAGAACCGAGGGTTGTTGGCGGACGAGATGCAGCCGCTCAGCCAGATGCGCGACCGCATGATGAACGCCGATGCTGCCGGACTGCAGCTTTGCATTCACGCCATCGGTGACCAGGCAATCTCGATCGTGCTCGACCTGTTCGGAGAAGTGGCGCGCACGCACGGTGCGGCAGACCGGCGCTTCCGCATTGAGCATGCGCAACATATAGCCGAGAAAGATTTTGACCGGTTTGCATCGCTGAATGTGATCGCGAGCATGCAGCCGTATCACGCGATCGACGACGGGCGATGGGCGGAGCGGAAAATCGGGCCCGAGCGGATTAAGACTACCTATGCGTTTCGTACGCTGCTGGATCGTGGAGTGCATCTGGCGTTTGGCACAGACTGGAATGTGGCGCCACTGGATCCGGTGAAGTCGCTCTACGCGGCGGTAACCCGAGCGACGCTCGACGGGAAGAATCCAGACGGATGGGTGCCAGAGCAGAAGATCAAAATGTCGGAGGCGGTGGAGGCGTACACGATGGGGTCGGCGTATGCCGAGTATCAGGAGAAAGAGAAGGGCAGCATCACGCAGGGCAAACTCGCGGATATGGTGTTACTGAGCGACGACATCTTCAAATTGGACCCGTCCAAGATCGGCGATGTACAGGTGGACATGACGATTGTGGGCGGGAAAGTAGTGTGGTCGAGGCAAGGGGAATAG
- a CDS encoding NAD(+)/NADH kinase — translation MKSAAIISKPQKAELSQIIPGLVQWLESHGYTVFMDRESAEYISNSHQVVDRSEVAEQKPSFVIVLGGDGTLLSAARAVAPHEIPILGVNLGSLGFLTEVPLAELYPTLRALDANDCEVECRAMLHARHVRDGKQLAEYHALNDAVISKTTIARLASFDIYIDGAYVSNYRGDGVIVSTPTGSTAYSLATGGPILMPQVQALEISPICPHSLSHRPLVVRDTVEIEILVQAATEEAFLSIDGQIGVPMAEGDKLICRKAPYNTRLLRLRKSFFEVLRTKLKWGQR, via the coding sequence ATGAAATCGGCCGCGATCATTTCTAAACCGCAGAAAGCGGAACTCTCGCAAATCATTCCCGGACTTGTGCAGTGGCTAGAGAGCCACGGCTATACGGTTTTTATGGACCGGGAGAGTGCGGAATATATTTCCAATTCGCACCAGGTGGTGGACCGGTCGGAAGTCGCGGAGCAGAAGCCAAGCTTCGTCATCGTACTCGGTGGCGATGGAACCCTTTTGTCGGCAGCCAGGGCGGTTGCTCCCCATGAGATTCCGATACTTGGCGTGAACCTGGGCTCGCTGGGATTCCTAACGGAAGTTCCACTGGCCGAACTATATCCGACGTTGCGGGCACTCGATGCTAACGATTGTGAAGTGGAATGCCGTGCGATGTTGCACGCGCGTCATGTGCGCGATGGGAAACAATTGGCGGAATATCACGCGCTGAATGATGCGGTGATCAGCAAAACGACGATTGCCCGCCTGGCAAGCTTCGATATCTACATCGATGGGGCGTATGTTTCCAACTACCGTGGAGATGGAGTGATTGTTTCGACTCCCACTGGATCCACAGCCTATTCTCTGGCGACCGGTGGCCCGATCCTGATGCCGCAGGTGCAAGCGCTGGAGATTTCGCCCATCTGCCCGCACTCGCTGTCACACCGACCTCTGGTTGTGCGAGACACGGTGGAGATCGAGATTCTGGTACAGGCCGCGACAGAGGAAGCATTCCTTTCTATTGACGGCCAAATTGGGGTGCCGATGGCGGAGGGCGACAAACTGATCTGCCGGAAAGCGCCTTACAATACGCGGCTTTTGCGGCTGAGGAAATCGTTCTTTGAGGTGCTGAGGACAAAGTTAAAGTGGGGCCAGCGCTAA
- a CDS encoding TlyA family RNA methyltransferase, whose amino-acid sequence MKQRIDKLLADRGLVPSRERAQALVLAGRVLVNEQKVEKPGTSVDAECAIRLLGEDLKYVSRGGLKLERALEHWKIDLEGKICIDVGASTGGFTDCMLQHGAAKVIAVDTGYGQIDMKLRNDPRVVLHEKTNARYLKAEDIGATAEFLAMDVSFISATLVLPAMVGAAQPRELVVLVKPQFEAGREKVGKGGIVRDENAQRMAVEKVSGALTELGYRVQDAIDSPILGAEGNREFLLYGSR is encoded by the coding sequence TTGAAACAGCGAATTGACAAGCTTCTTGCCGACCGAGGACTGGTGCCCTCCCGCGAACGAGCGCAAGCGTTAGTGCTTGCCGGGCGAGTACTGGTCAACGAACAGAAGGTCGAAAAGCCGGGAACATCAGTGGATGCCGAATGCGCGATCAGGCTTCTGGGTGAGGATCTGAAGTACGTATCGCGGGGCGGATTGAAACTTGAGCGTGCGCTGGAGCACTGGAAGATCGATCTAGAGGGGAAGATATGCATCGATGTTGGAGCCTCGACAGGAGGTTTTACCGACTGCATGCTTCAACATGGGGCTGCGAAAGTGATCGCTGTGGACACGGGCTACGGCCAGATCGATATGAAGCTAAGGAATGATCCGCGTGTTGTGCTGCATGAAAAAACGAATGCGCGTTATCTGAAAGCGGAAGACATCGGTGCAACGGCGGAGTTTCTTGCGATGGACGTGAGCTTTATCTCGGCGACGCTGGTACTTCCTGCGATGGTTGGAGCGGCGCAACCGAGAGAATTGGTGGTGCTGGTCAAGCCGCAATTTGAGGCAGGACGCGAAAAGGTGGGGAAGGGCGGCATCGTTCGCGACGAGAATGCACAGAGGATGGCGGTAGAGAAGGTAAGCGGAGCGCTGACGGAACTGGGATATCGCGTGCAGGATGCGATTGATTCGCCGATTCTGGGCGCGGAGGGGAACCGCGAGTTTCTTCTTTACGGTTCGCGCTAA
- a CDS encoding thiamine pyrophosphate-dependent enzyme, which yields MSTAPTSAAPITVVLESPLPPEVLTHLYETMLKARLLAKRFRNAPHTAEAVLAGTLQNTETDDLLITSHSHPVLEVLKGADVDSVARPVSASKSANKLKIDLVPPPLRVAVAGPDSAPSVAAGSAFALKRSQSSAVAIAFLPGKATTTKAFEQAARFAGEQRLPVIFVADWSQSRASRSHEGTNLSHWPCPTIAVDARDVIAVYRVMKEATGVARRGHGPTLVDCVNFLAPGRRGRDDRDPIATFRGYLKRHHAWSDEWAAKLESDLKLMVRGSKRQS from the coding sequence ATGTCGACCGCACCCACCTCTGCTGCACCGATCACCGTTGTTCTGGAATCTCCTCTTCCGCCGGAAGTCCTCACCCATCTTTATGAAACGATGCTCAAGGCACGGCTGCTTGCAAAGCGCTTTCGCAATGCGCCGCACACTGCCGAAGCTGTTCTCGCCGGCACTCTCCAGAACACGGAGACCGATGACCTTCTCATCACCTCTCATTCTCATCCTGTTCTCGAGGTATTAAAAGGAGCCGACGTCGATTCTGTCGCACGCCCTGTGAGCGCAAGCAAATCTGCAAACAAATTAAAGATCGATCTCGTCCCCCCACCGCTCCGTGTCGCCGTCGCCGGCCCCGACTCGGCTCCCAGCGTCGCCGCCGGATCTGCCTTCGCCCTCAAGCGCTCGCAATCATCTGCCGTCGCCATCGCATTCCTCCCCGGAAAAGCCACCACCACCAAGGCATTCGAGCAGGCCGCGCGCTTTGCTGGTGAGCAACGGCTACCGGTAATTTTCGTCGCCGACTGGAGCCAATCACGAGCCTCCCGTTCGCATGAAGGAACGAATCTTTCCCATTGGCCCTGCCCGACAATTGCCGTTGACGCCCGCGACGTCATCGCCGTCTACCGCGTAATGAAAGAAGCCACGGGCGTCGCTCGCCGCGGACACGGTCCAACACTGGTCGACTGCGTCAACTTCCTCGCTCCCGGGAGGCGCGGCCGCGATGATCGCGATCCCATCGCCACCTTCCGCGGGTACCTCAAGCGCCACCATGCTTGGTCCGACGAATGGGCCGCAAAGCTCGAATCCGATCTGAAACTCATGGTTCGTGGAAGCAAGAGGCAGTCATAG
- a CDS encoding glutaredoxin family protein produces the protein MSGENHVILYSRKGCHLCEVVKESLQKLSRRTVFRLQEVDVDSAPDLRRQFTDEVPVVFINGRKAFKYRMDEQEFLKKLKAR, from the coding sequence ATGAGTGGGGAAAATCACGTCATTCTGTACTCCCGCAAGGGATGCCACCTCTGCGAGGTGGTCAAGGAATCTCTGCAAAAACTGTCTCGACGAACCGTTTTCAGGTTGCAGGAAGTCGATGTCGATTCTGCGCCGGACCTGCGCCGCCAGTTCACCGACGAAGTCCCCGTGGTCTTCATCAACGGCCGGAAGGCCTTTAAATACAGAATGGACGAGCAGGAGTTTCTCAAGAAGCTCAAGGCACGATGA
- a CDS encoding AMP-binding protein, translating to MIRDRFLADPEGIFVHDVILSACRRFPSKTAIVDTSCLEAPLRITYAQYADLITRLARGFVAAGISPGDVVGIFLANSWEFVAAYHASTLAGATPTMLNPSYREREVRYQLENSGARILISDGSLVRGMNLGGLPALQAVYTTRTDGCIGDLPFNHLLKPQTAPLPKHDRHPREVIAALPYSSGTTGLPKGVMLSHHNLVSNCYQTYGPGASPSNEDQRVLVYLPLYHIYGLNVLMNPYLMIGATVVLMPRFIPETALQLWVDERITTSPSVPPVLNAYCQLAEKGLFPQNHQVTWIKSGAAPLAPELARRFTELTGIKIRHGYGMTEASPVTHLGYTDPPEWYRPEWIGQPLYATECRVVAFDGDHERDAAVNEPGELVMRGPQFMLGYWNNPQATADVMRDGWYWSGDVVIRDDQGFYRVVDRRKEMIKYKGFPVAPAEVESVLMEHPAVRDCGVVGRPDAEAGEVPCAFIVLRDDVLESNRTRDEIVAFVAERVAHYKVPHDIRFVQAIPRNPSGKILRRELRAAS from the coding sequence ATGATCCGCGACCGCTTTCTCGCCGATCCCGAGGGCATCTTCGTTCATGACGTAATCTTGTCTGCGTGTCGACGCTTTCCCAGCAAGACAGCAATCGTGGACACCTCTTGCCTCGAAGCCCCTCTTCGTATCACCTACGCCCAATACGCCGACCTCATCACTCGTCTCGCGCGCGGCTTTGTCGCAGCAGGAATCAGCCCCGGCGATGTTGTCGGCATTTTTCTAGCTAATTCGTGGGAATTCGTGGCCGCGTACCACGCCTCGACTCTCGCGGGTGCGACACCCACCATGCTCAATCCGAGCTATCGTGAACGTGAGGTTCGTTACCAGCTCGAGAATTCAGGCGCTCGCATCCTCATCTCCGACGGCTCGCTCGTTCGCGGAATGAATCTCGGCGGACTTCCTGCACTGCAAGCCGTTTACACGACACGGACCGACGGCTGTATCGGCGATCTGCCCTTCAACCACCTGCTCAAACCTCAAACCGCGCCCCTTCCCAAACACGATCGGCATCCTAGGGAAGTCATCGCAGCGCTTCCTTATTCGAGTGGAACAACTGGCCTGCCCAAAGGCGTCATGCTCTCTCACCACAACCTCGTCTCGAACTGCTATCAGACATATGGCCCCGGCGCATCCCCCTCAAATGAAGACCAGCGCGTACTCGTCTACCTTCCGCTCTACCACATCTATGGTTTGAACGTGCTGATGAACCCGTATCTCATGATTGGCGCGACGGTTGTTCTAATGCCGCGATTCATACCGGAGACCGCACTTCAACTCTGGGTTGACGAACGCATCACAACCTCGCCCAGTGTGCCGCCGGTTCTCAACGCGTATTGCCAGTTGGCAGAAAAAGGACTCTTCCCCCAAAACCACCAGGTCACGTGGATCAAGTCCGGCGCGGCGCCTCTTGCGCCCGAGTTGGCACGCCGTTTCACCGAACTCACCGGAATCAAAATTCGCCACGGCTACGGCATGACCGAAGCCTCTCCGGTGACGCATCTCGGATACACCGACCCTCCCGAGTGGTACCGGCCAGAATGGATAGGCCAACCCCTATACGCAACGGAATGCCGAGTCGTCGCCTTCGATGGTGACCATGAGCGCGACGCCGCCGTGAATGAGCCCGGCGAACTGGTCATGCGCGGCCCACAATTCATGCTCGGCTACTGGAATAACCCGCAGGCGACCGCCGATGTCATGCGTGATGGCTGGTACTGGTCGGGCGATGTCGTAATTCGTGACGACCAGGGTTTCTACCGGGTCGTCGATCGCCGCAAGGAGATGATCAAGTACAAAGGATTCCCGGTCGCTCCTGCAGAAGTCGAGTCGGTCCTGATGGAGCATCCCGCGGTGCGTGATTGCGGAGTCGTCGGACGCCCCGATGCAGAAGCGGGCGAAGTCCCGTGCGCGTTCATTGTCCTGCGCGACGATGTACTCGAATCCAACAGAACTCGAGACGAGATCGTCGCCTTTGTCGCTGAACGCGTTGCTCACTACAAGGTCCCGCACGACATCCGCTTCGTGCAGGCAATTCCTCGAAATCCATCAGGAAAGATTCTCAGGCGGGAGTTGCGCGCCGCTTCGTGA
- a CDS encoding M48 family metallopeptidase, with translation MGVQLPIAMLSRLPMSIALPSVAAPRRKIDPKYDVTMIGRRNVGKGLDFYSLDREAALGKQLATEVESSVRLLKDPVITEYINRLGQRLVRNSDAQVPFTIKVIDDDEVNAFALPGGYFYVNTGLIMAADNEAGLAGVMAHEIAHVAARHATKNQTRSQIFDLISIPLVFVGGPAVMAARQVMGIAVPLGFLKFSRDAEREADMLGMQYEYATGYDPQEFVKLFEKLKAVDKQKKNFLSRAFATHPMTDDRIKRAQKMIGEYLPDRNEYVVDTSEFQQVRARLAELMDRRKIDLGKVTPVLRRRVPATEPKPSEDGPPTLRRH, from the coding sequence ATGGGCGTCCAACTACCGATCGCGATGTTGAGCCGGCTGCCGATGAGCATTGCGCTGCCGTCGGTGGCAGCGCCGCGCCGGAAGATCGATCCCAAATATGACGTGACGATGATTGGGCGGAGGAACGTCGGCAAAGGGCTGGACTTCTATTCACTGGATCGAGAAGCAGCGTTGGGAAAGCAACTGGCGACGGAAGTTGAAAGCTCAGTGAGGCTGCTGAAGGATCCGGTGATCACGGAGTACATCAACCGCCTGGGGCAGAGACTGGTTCGCAATTCGGACGCGCAGGTGCCGTTCACGATCAAGGTGATCGACGACGACGAAGTCAACGCGTTCGCGCTGCCGGGCGGCTACTTCTATGTGAATACGGGCCTGATCATGGCGGCCGACAATGAGGCGGGCCTGGCCGGAGTAATGGCACACGAGATCGCGCATGTCGCGGCACGCCACGCGACGAAGAACCAGACGAGGTCGCAGATCTTTGACCTGATATCCATTCCGCTGGTCTTCGTGGGCGGTCCGGCGGTGATGGCGGCGCGGCAGGTGATGGGCATTGCGGTTCCGCTGGGATTCCTGAAGTTCAGTCGGGACGCGGAGCGGGAAGCCGACATGCTGGGCATGCAGTATGAATACGCGACGGGATACGATCCGCAGGAGTTCGTGAAGCTCTTCGAAAAATTGAAGGCGGTGGATAAACAGAAGAAGAACTTTCTGTCGAGGGCCTTTGCCACACATCCGATGACGGATGATCGGATCAAGCGGGCGCAGAAGATGATTGGCGAATATCTGCCGGACCGAAATGAGTATGTTGTCGACACGAGCGAGTTCCAGCAGGTTCGGGCGCGACTGGCGGAACTGATGGATCGGAGGAAGATCGACCTGGGGAAGGTTACTCCGGTACTCCGGCGACGCGTTCCGGCAACAGAGCCAAAGCCGTCCGAGGATGGGCCGCCTACATTGCGACGTCACTAA
- the groES gene encoding co-chaperone GroES encodes MATKLTPLHDRIVVRRIEEGETTRGGIIIPDSAKDKPQEGEVISVGKGKSNEEGKVFPLDVKAGDRILFGKYAGTDIKIDGEDFLIMREEEVLGILEGAAKPAAHSKK; translated from the coding sequence ATGGCTACGAAGCTTACTCCCCTCCATGACCGCATCGTGGTTCGCCGTATTGAGGAAGGCGAAACGACTCGCGGCGGAATCATCATCCCCGACAGCGCCAAAGACAAGCCGCAGGAAGGCGAAGTCATCAGCGTTGGCAAGGGCAAGTCCAACGAAGAAGGAAAGGTTTTCCCTCTCGACGTAAAAGCCGGCGACCGCATCCTGTTCGGCAAATATGCCGGCACCGACATCAAGATTGACGGCGAAGACTTCCTGATCATGCGTGAAGAAGAAGTCCTCGGCATCCTGGAAGGCGCTGCGAAACCGGCCGCCCACTCCAAGAAGTAG